Proteins co-encoded in one Acinetobacter lwoffii genomic window:
- a CDS encoding adenine phosphoribosyltransferase — protein sequence MSNLYTSLWSHIRTVQDFPKPGICFFDLTPLFMSNIGPLTDALIASIPADKLAEVESFIAVEARGFVLASLLAQRTGKGLLLVRKAGKLPPPVVGVGYSLEYGLDRLEMSAEVQSQKVIIVDDVLASGGTLKAVNELAQKCQHEVLGASIFLDLPDLHAELGLDIWSVLDDKSQPEAAVA from the coding sequence ATGAGCAATTTGTATACTTCTTTGTGGTCTCACATTCGTACGGTCCAAGATTTTCCAAAACCAGGAATTTGCTTCTTTGATTTGACCCCACTTTTCATGAGCAATATTGGTCCATTGACTGACGCTTTGATTGCCAGCATTCCTGCTGACAAACTGGCAGAAGTAGAAAGCTTTATTGCGGTTGAAGCGCGTGGTTTTGTGTTGGCAAGCTTGTTGGCACAACGTACAGGCAAAGGCTTATTGTTGGTGCGTAAAGCAGGTAAATTGCCACCTCCAGTGGTCGGTGTGGGTTATAGCCTGGAATATGGTCTGGATCGTTTAGAAATGTCTGCGGAAGTTCAGTCCCAGAAAGTAATTATTGTGGATGATGTTCTGGCAAGTGGCGGAACCTTAAAAGCAGTGAATGAACTGGCTCAAAAATGTCAACATGAAGTACTTGGTGCAAGTATTTTCCTTGATCTTCCTGACCTGCATGCAGAATTAGGCTTAGATATCTGGTCAGTACTGGACGACAAATCTCAGCCTGAAGCGGCAGTTGCTTAA
- the rubA gene encoding rubredoxin RubA, translating into MRKFQCIVCGWIYDEAEGWPQDGIVAGTKWEDIPDDWTCPDCGVSKVDFEMIEV; encoded by the coding sequence ATGAGAAAGTTTCAATGCATCGTATGTGGATGGATTTATGACGAGGCAGAAGGTTGGCCTCAAGACGGGATCGTGGCAGGCACCAAATGGGAAGATATCCCCGATGACTGGACCTGTCCAGATTGCGGCGTGTCTAAAGTCGATTTCGAAATGATCGAAGTCTAA